In one window of Miscanthus floridulus cultivar M001 chromosome 12, ASM1932011v1, whole genome shotgun sequence DNA:
- the LOC136495948 gene encoding uncharacterized protein, with translation MREGVLPPCEGEAHESDGASVPLVAEAPGVSEAEASEAGAPKTVETTVAVVGVSATTEATMAEAGAPETVEAIIAEAGAPKITKADVMAARPSIQEAKMKAAEASGAPLELETRSLGKSVFLQWERDV, from the exons ATGAGGGAGGGAGTGCTTCCACCCTGtgagggcgaggctcacgagtcggatggggccagcgtgcccttggttgctgaggcccccggggtctccgaggctgaggcgtcGGAGGCTGGGGCGCCCAAGACCGTAGAGACCACAGTGGCCGTAGTTGGTGTTtctgcgaccaccgaggccacgatggcggaggccggagcccccgagaccgtcgaggccataattgcagaggccggagcccccaagatcaccaaggccgacgtgatggcggcgaggccatcTATCCAGGAGGcgaagatgaaggcggcggaggcctcgggggcacccttg gagctcgagacccggtcccttgggaagtcagtctttctccagtgggagagggacgtctag